One genomic segment of Brassica napus cultivar Da-Ae chromosome A3, Da-Ae, whole genome shotgun sequence includes these proteins:
- the LOC106392662 gene encoding peroxidase 21, which yields MANAKMPFCLLAFFCLLLQLFSIFHIGNAELEMNYYRESCPRAEEIIRQQVETLYYKHGNTAVSWLRNLFHDCVVKSCDASLLLETARGVESEQKSTRSFGMRNFKYVKVIKDALEKECPSTVSCADIVALSARDGIVMLKGPKIDMIKTGRRDSRGSYLSDVETLVPNHNDSLSSVLSNFNSMGIDVEATVALLGAHSVGRVHCVNLVHRLYPTIDPTLDPDYALYLKNRCPSPNPDPNAVLYSRNDRETPMVVDNMYYKNIMAHKGLLVIDDELASDPRTAPFVAKMAADNGYFHEQFSRGVRLLSETNPLTGDQGEIRKDCRYVNSK from the exons atggcGAATGCGAAGATGCCCTTCTGTCTTTTGGCCTTCTTTTGTCTGTTATTACAGTTATTTTCCATCTTCCATATCG GGAATGCGGAACTGGAGATGAATTATTACAGAGAGAGTTGTCCTAGAGCGGAAGAGATAATCAGACAACAAGTGGAGACGCTTTACTACAAACACGGTAACACAGCCGTATCTTGGCTCCGTAATCTTTTCCATGACTGCGTCGTCAAG TCGTGTGATGCGTCACTGCTACTAGAGACAGCGAGAGGTGTGGAGTCTGAGCAAAAGTCAACGAGGAGTTTTGGTATGAGAAACTTTAAGTACGTTAAGGTTATCAAAGACGCACTTGAGAAAGAATGCCCTTCCACAGTCTCTTGCGCTGATATTGTTGCTCTCTCTGCTAGAGATGGTATTGTCATG TTGAAAGGGCCAAAGATAGATATGATCAAGACAGGAAGGAGAGACAGTAGAGGAAGTTACTTGAGTGATGTTGAGACTCTAGTTCCTAACCACAATGACTCCCTCTCCTCTGTTCTCTCAAACTTTAACTCCATGGGCATCGATGTTGAAGCAACCGTTGCTCTATTAG GTGCTCACTCCGTTGGTAGGGTCCATTGCGTTAATCTAGTGCACCGGCTATACCCAACGATTGACCCGACTCTAGACCCAGATTACGCCCTTTACTTGAAAAATCGTTGCCCAAGTCCAAACCCGGATCCGAACGCAGTCTTATATTCCCGTAATGACCGTGAGACTCCCATGGTTGTGGACAATATGTATTACAAGAACATCATGGCTCATAAAGGGCTCCTTGTCATCGATGATGAGCTAGCCAGCGACCCGAGGACGGCACCTTTTGTGGCCAAGATGGCTGCGGACAATGGTTACTTCCATGAACAATTCTCACGCGGTGTCAGGCTCTTGTCCGAGACCAACCCTCTCACCGGTGACCAAGGGGAGATAAGGAAGGATTGTCGTTATGTGAACTCTAAATGA
- the LOC106441061 gene encoding cell number regulator 8-like, translating to MAGEDNNREARRGNDHEESSPLLQVNDTKINSKVDTKTAPIVPPPAAEEYGWTADGLPVSNGSVIGEPIGRNQWNSGLFSCFGRNDEFCSSDLEVCLLGSVAPCVLYGTNAERLGSAPGTFSNHCLTYSGLYFIGKSLFGWNCLAPWFSYSSRSAIRRKFNLEGSFEAMNRSCGCCGSCIEDEMQREHMETTCDFVTHVLCHTCALCQEGRELRRKVLHPGFNAQSTVVVLPPSEQTMGRK from the exons ATGGCGGGAGAAGACAACAACCGCGAAGCTCGACGAGGCAACGACCATGAGGAATCGAGTCCTCTCTTGCAAGTGAACGACACCAAGATCAACTCGAAAGTGGACACAAAGACGGCGCCGATCGTGCCTCCTCCCGCGGCGGAGGAATACGGCTGGACGGCGGATGGATTGCCGGTGAGCAACGGCAGCGTGATCGGCGAGCCGATCGGGAGAAACCAGTGGAACTCCGGTCTGTTCTCCTGTTTCGGACGAAACGATGAATTCTGCAGCAGCGATCTCGAAGTTT GTCTTCTTGGAAGTGTGGCTCCATGTGTGCTTTATGGAACTAATGCAGAGAGGCTTGGGTCTGCCCCAGGAACGTTTTCGAACCACTGCTTGACGTATTCAGGCTTGTACTTTATTGGGAAATCTTTGTTTGGGTGGAACTGCCTTGCTCCATGGTTCTCTTATTCCAGCCGTTCTGCCATTCGCCGCAAGTTTAACCTTGAG GGAAGCTTTGAGGCGATGAACAGGTCGTGTGGCTGCTGCGGAAGCTGCATTGAGGACGAGATGCAAAGGGAGCATATGGAGACGACTTGTGACTTTGTCACACACGTCCTTTGCCATACATGTGCCCTTTGTCAAGAAGGCCGTGAGCTCCGCAGGAAGGTTCTTCACCCTGGTTTCAATGCTCAGTCTACCGTGGTGGTGCTCCCACCAAGTGAACAAACCATGGGCCGTAAGTGA
- the LOC106441060 gene encoding interactor of constitutive active ROPs 2, chloroplastic-like isoform X2: protein MQSPKPRPRSLEVPQKKSPTASTKTARKLKTTETNPVSSPNPKIRTPKAQSPKVVADRCSPRTPVNEKKRTGRTPEVASQISQLQEELKKAKEQLSASEASKKEAQDEANETKHQLMEINASEDSRIDELRKLSQERDKTWQSELEAMQRQHAMDSTSLASAMSEVQKLKAQLSESESLENLRMLSLVEELRVELYDAKEGEARAHEIVSSTEKQLEIANLTLEMLRSDGMKVSEACNALTTELEQSKSEVKSLEKLVRQLEEDSSSVEELKEEINAARDEISQLKSAVEVTERRYQEEYVQSTMQIRSAYEREAELGEELKRTKGEREALHERLMDKEAKVRILADENELLNLKIKETEGRGVTSELKKVETDLMEKEMELQSVMSQNESLRSEMEKMRSEKNKALERVESLKEEADKSVKRGEKAMEELGAAQVSNTELEGELRRLKVQCDQWRKAAEAAATMISDGNKNGNGKYVERTGSLESPLRRNVRMSPYMDETDDDLSSPKKKNGSMLKKFGVLLKKSQK, encoded by the exons ATGCAGTCTCCAAAACCGAG GCCTAGATCTTTGGAAGTGCCTCAGAAGAAGTCTCCTACAGCATCTACTAAAACTGCTCGTAAGCTCAAAACCACAGAAACTAACCCAGTTTCATCTCCCAACCCAAAAATCAGGACACCAAAAGCTCAGAGCCCAAAAGTAGTTGCTGATCGCTGTTCTCCAAGAACCCCTGTAAATGAG AAGAAACGGACAGGGCGAACACCCGAAGTAGCATCTCAGATATCTCAGCTGCAAGAGGAGCTAAAGAAGGCAAAGGAACAGCTAAGCGCTTCAGAAGCTTCAAAGAAAGAAGCTCAAGACGAAGCAAACGAGACAAAGCACCAGCTAATGGAGATCAACGCCTCCGAGGACTCAAGAATCGACGAGCTTCGCAAACTCTCTCAGGAACGAGACAAAACATGGCAGTCAGAACTCGAAGCAATGCAGAGACAGCACGCCATGGACTCAACTTCTCTAGCTTCTGCAATGAGCGAAGTTCAGAAACTGAAAGCACAGCTGTCCGAATCCGAATCCCTTGAGAACTTGAGGATGCTGTCTCTTGTTGAGGAACTCAGAGTGGAACTGTATGACGCAAAGGAAGGAGAAGCTAGAGCTCACGAGATTGTTTCATCAACCGAAAAGCAGTTAGAGATAGCTAACTTGACGCTCGAGATGTTGCGTTCAGACGGGATGAAGGTGTCTGAAGCTTGTAACGCCCTTACAACCGAGCTAGAGCAGTCCAAATCCGAGGTGAAGTCGTTAGAGAAGCTCGTGAGACAGCTCGAGGAGGACTCGTCATCAGTGGAAGAGCTCAAAGAAGAGATAAACGCTGCGAGGGATGAGATTAGCCAGCTGAAATCTGCGGTGGAAGTGACTGAGAGAAGGTACCAAGAAGAGTATGTGCAAAGCACGATGCAGATAAGAAGTGCTTATGAAAGAGAGGCTGAGTTAGGGGAAGAACTGAAGAGAACCAAAGGTGAAAGAGAAGCTTTGCATGAGCGTTTGATGGATAAGGAAGCTAAGGTGAGGATATTAGCTGATGAAAACGAGTTACTCAACttgaaaatcaaagaaacaGAAGGGCGTGGGGTTACAAGCGAACTCAAGAAGGTGGAAACTGATCTgatggagaaggagatggagctGCAGAGTGTAATGTCCCAAAACGAGAGTCTAAGAAGCGAGATGGAGAAGATGCGGAGCGAGAAGAACAAGGCCTTAGAGAGGGTTGAGAGTCTGAAGGAGGAAGCGGACAAGAGTGTGAAGAGAGGTGAGAAAGCGATGGAAGAGCTAGGGGCTGCTCAAGTCAGTAACACGGAGCTAGAAGGTGAGCTAAGGAGACTCAAGGTTCAGTGTGATCAGTGGAGGAAAGCTGCAGAAGCAGCAGCTACTATGATCTCTGATGGTAACAAGAACGGTAATGGGAAGTACGTGGAGAGAACGGGGTCGCTGGAGAGTCCGTTGAGGAGGAACGTGAGAATGTCTCCTTATATGGATGAAACTGATGATGATTTGTCTTcgccgaagaagaagaatgggagTATGCTTAAGAAGTTTGGTGTGCTACTGAAGAAGAGCCAGAAGTGA
- the LOC106392722 gene encoding 60S ribosomal protein L12-2-like, translating to MPPKLDPSQIVDVYVRVTGGEVGAASSLAPKIGPLGLAPKKIGEDIAKETAKEWKGLRVTVKLTVQNRQAKVTVVPSAAALVIKALKEPERDRKKVKNIKHNGNISFDDVIEIARIMRPRSIAKELSGTVREILGTCVSVGCTVDGKDPKDIQQEIQEGEVEIPEN from the coding sequence ATGCCGCCGAAGTTGGACCCAAGCCAGATCGTTGACGTGTACGTCCGCGTAACCGGAGGAGAAGTCGGAGCAGCGAGTTCTCTAGCCCCCAAGATCGGTCCGCTCGGTCTCGCCCCCAAAAAGATCGGAGAAGACATCGCGAAAGAAACCGCCAAGGAGTGGAAAGGCCTACGCGTCACCGTCAAGCTCACGGTGCAGAATCGTCAGGCTAAGGTCACGGTGGTTCCGTCGGCGGCGGCGCTGGTGATCAAGGCGTTGAAAGAGCCGGAGAGAGACAGGAAGAAGGTGAAGAACATCAAGCACAACGGCAACATTTCGTTCGATGACGTGATCGAGATCGCGAGGATCATGAGGCCGAGATCTATCGCAAAGGAGCTGAGTGGGACCGTGAGGGAGATTCTCGGGACTTGCGTGTCTGTTGGGTGTACGGTTGATGGGAAAGATCCCAAGGATATTCAGCAGGAGATTCAAGAAGGTGAGGTTGAGATTCCTGAGAATTGA
- the LOC106392705 gene encoding aquaporin PIP2-2-like, with protein sequence MAKDVEGAEGVTARDYEDPPPTPFFDAEELTKWSLYRAVIAEFVATLLFLYVTVLTVIGYKISSDTKAGGDDCGGVGILGISWAFGGMIFILVYCTAGISGGHINPAVTFGLFLARKVSLVRAVLYMVAQCLGAICGVGFVKAFQSAYYVRYGGGANSLADGYSTGTGLAAEIIGTFVLVYTVFSATDPKRNARDSHVPVLAPLPIGFAVFMVHLATIPITGTGINPARSFGAAVIYNESKPWDDHWIFWVGPFIGAAIAAFYHQFVLRASGSKSLGSFRSAA encoded by the exons atggcTAAAGATGTGGAAGGAGCAGAGGGAGTCACGGCGAGGGACTACGAAGACCCACCGCCTACTCCGTTTTTCGATGCGGAGGAGCTCACGAAGTGGTCTTTATACAGAGCAGTCATCGCCGAGTTCGTAGCCACTCTCCTCTTCTTATATGTCACCGTTTTGACTGTCATCGGCTACAAGATTTCCTCCGACACTAAGGCAGGAGGCGACGACTGCGGAGGCGTCGGAATCCTCGGTATCTCGTGGGCTTTCGGCGGCATGATCTTCATCCTTGTCTACTGCACCGCCGGTATCTCAG GTGGTCACATAAACCCGGCGGTGACGTTCGGCTTATTCTTGGCCCGGAAGGTATCGCTGGTTAGAGCGGTTCTATACATGGTGGCTCAGTGTTTAGGTGCGATTTGCGGAGTTGGGTTTGTCAAAGCCTTCCAAAGCGCTTACTACGTGCGTTACGGCGGAGGAGCCAACTCTCTAGCCGACGGATACAGCACAGGGACTGGACTCGCCGCAGAGATCATCGGAACTTTTGTCCTGGTCTACACTGTCTTCTCAGCCACAGACCCCAAAAGAAACGCACGAGACTCCCACGTTCCC GTGTTGGCGCCACTTCCGATAGGGTTTGCGGTCTTCATGGTTCACTTGGCCACTATTCCGATCACCGGAACAGGAATTAACCCGGCAAGGAGTTTCGGAGCTGCGGTTATCTACAACGAGTCCAAGCCGTGGGATGACCAC tgGATATTCTGGGTTGGACCATTCATTGGAGCTGCGATTGCTGCATTTTACCACCAATTCGTCCTAAGAGCTTCCGGTTCCAAATCCCTCGGGTCCTTCAGAAGTGCGGCCTAA
- the LOC106441063 gene encoding E3 ubiquitin-protein ligase MBR2-like isoform X1 produces MGHRHFPGSSQFFDDDEHDQGWNHIHPEHPYTSLERSGTSENNRPHAYLAENLLSEGVPVSSHWNSSIGPSAYTAPVHGVERPHYNPGTSGPSHVPFMSSAVATFSAPHETYVTSASSSNCNSHTWSNDSYSDLPMENMRGSLKRKAPYDSSIYEMGSSSQYHGDIASSDMHFPSELHMGKSITHDHDPHYMPWLMDPTHRSNNLSIRGESSSRNVRSRPILNLETGFNTHPTHHNVEHPTSGQFPGQASNRDKDWNYPRLSPVPGDINGFSPETSSFLPARSVVNNTSGDTSGYHQGITGNRNSAASHCFPGTSTQSASSSRFSHRSTPTYRASSNSLRLGHVASSSSDRSHFVNETYPSRHLRPPPHISWRSSGRPGRRRSSYERFQPPFDEAALHERFSSQGFMVVDHHLQHGSRNMLDHHRDMRLDIDDMTYEELLALGERIGSVNTGLSNNAISSCLSETAYYPLYQTDEQRKCAICLEEYVEGEELGELKGCGHDYHGGCIKKWLSMKNSCPICKAPAIPDASSKNP; encoded by the exons ATGGGGCACAGACATTTTCCTGGTTCATCCCAAttttttgatgatgatgaacatgatcaAGGCTGGAATCATATACACCCAGAGCATCCATATACGAGTCTAG AAAGATCTGGGACCAGTGAGAACAACAGACCGCATGCTTATCTAGCAGAAAACTTGTTGAGTGAAGGAGTGCCAGTTTCTTCACATTGGAACTCTTCTATAGGACCAAGTGCCTACACTGCTCCAGTTCATGGTGTGGAGAGGCCACACTACAATCCAGGCACTTCGGGCCCATCCCATGTTCCTTTCATGAGCTCAGCAGTTGCGACTTTCTCTGCTCCGCATGAAACTTATGTGACATCTGCATCTTCTTCGAACTGCAACAGCCATACATGGTCAAATGATAGCTATTCTGATCTACCTATGGAAAATATGAGAGGATCACTGAAGCGGAAAGCCCCATATGATTCTTCCATCTATGAAATGGGTAGCTCAAGCCAGTACCACGGTGACATAGCTTCCTCAGACATGCATTTCCCCTCGGAGTTGCACATGGGAAAATCAATAACTCATGATCATGATCCTCATTACATGCCGTGGCTCATGGACCCAACTCATAGAAGTAATAATCTCTCTATCAGAGGAGAGAGTTCTTCAAGGAATGTTCGGAGCCGTCCTATACTTAATTTAGAGACGGGCTTTAATACTCATCCTACACACCACAATGTAGAGCATCCTACTTCAGGTCAGTTTCCTGGTCAGGCATCTAACAGAGATAAGGACTGGAACTATCCTAGACTCTCCCCAGTTCCTGGAG ATATAAATGGCTTTAGTCCAGAGACGAGTAGTTTTCTTCCTGCGAGAAGTGTTGTCAACAACACATCTGGTGATACCTCTGGCTATCACCAGGGGATAACCGGAAACAGAAACTCTGCAGCTTCACACTGTTTCCCTGGAACTTCAACGCAATCTGCAAGCAGCTCCCGCTTCTCTCATAGGTCAACACCTACCTATAGAGCTTCATCAAACAGTTTGCGGTTGGGACATgtagcatcttcttcttcagacaGGTCTCATTTTGTTAATGAGACATACCCTTCTAGGCATCTAAGGCCACCACCACACATTTCATGGCGTAGCAGTGGTCGTCCAGGGAGACGCAGGAGTTCTTATGAGAGGTTTCAGCCTCCTTTCGATGAAGCTGCTCTCCATGAACGGTTTTCATCTCAG GGATTTATGGTTGTAGATCATCATCTGCAGCATGGATCCAGAAATATGCTTGATCACCACAGAGACATGAGGCTGGACATAGATGACATGACCTACGAG GAGCTTCTTGCGCTGGGAGAAAGGATTGGGAGTGTCAACACTGGTCTATCCAACAACGCAATCTCCAGTTGCTTGTCAGAGACCGCATATTACCCTTTGTATCAAACGGATGAGCAAAGAAAATGTGCAATCTGCCTG GAGGAGTACGTGGAAGGAGAAGAGTTAGGAGAGCTTAAAGGGTGTGGTCATGACTACCATGGTGGGTGCATCAAGAAATGGCTGTCTATGAAGAACTCTTGCCCTATTTGCAAAGCCCCTGCTATACCAGATGCTTCTTCTAAGAACCCATAA
- the LOC106392712 gene encoding aquaporin PIP2-2-like, producing the protein MAKDVEGAEGFAARDYQDPPPTPFFDAEELTRWSLYRAVIAEFVATLLFLYVTVLTVIGYKISSDTTAGGVECGGVGILGIAWAFGGMIFILVYCTAGISGGHINPAVTFGLFLARKVTLVRALLYMVAQCLGAICGVGFVKAFQSAYYVRYGGGANSLADGYSTGTGLAAEIIGTFVLVYTVFSATDPKRNARDSHVPVLAPLPIGFAVFMVHLATIPITGTGINPARSFGAAVIYNESKPWDDHWIFWVGPFIGAAIAAFYHQFVLRASGSKSLGSFRSAANV; encoded by the exons ATGGCGAAAGACGTGGAAGGAGCAGAAGGATTTGCGGCGAGGGATTACCAAGACCCGCCGCCTACACCATTTTTCGACGCGGAGGAGTTGACAAGATGGTCCTTATACAGAGCCGTCATCGCCGAGTTTGTAGCCACTCTTCTCTTCTTGTACGTCACCGTTTTGACTGTCATTGGCTACAAGATTTCGTCCGACACAACCGCCGGTGGAGTTGAATGCGGCGGCGTAGGAATCCTCGGCATCGCTTGGGCTTTTGGTGGCATGATCTTCATCCTTGTGTACTGCACCGCCGGTATTTCAG GTGGTCACATAAACCCGGCGGTGACGTTCGGCTTGTTCTTGGCCCGGAAGGTAACGTTGGTTAGAGCGCTTCTATACATGGTGGCTCAGTGTTTGGGTGCTATATGTGGAGTTGGGTTCGTAAAGGCCTTTCAAAGCGCTTACTACGTGCGTTACGGCGGAGGAGCAAACTCTCTAGCCGACGGATACAGCACAGGGACAGGACTCGCCGCAGAGATTATCGGAACTTTTGTTCTTGTCTACACTGTCTTCTCAGCCACAGACCCCAAAAGAAACGCACGTGACTCCCACGTTCCC GTGTTGGCGCCACTTCCGATTGGGTTTGCAGTGTTCATGGTTCATTTGGCAACTATTCCGATCACCGGAACCGGTATTAACCCGGCAAGGAGTTTCGGAGCTGCGGTTATCTACAACGAGTCCAAGCCGTGGGATGACCAC TGGATATTCTGGGTGGGACCATTCATTGGAGCTGCGATTGCTGCATTTTATCACCAATTCGTCCTAAGAGCTTCCGGTTCCAAGTCACTCGGATCCTTCAGAAGTGCGGCCAACGTTTGA
- the LOC106441060 gene encoding interactor of constitutive active ROPs 2, chloroplastic-like isoform X1: protein MQSPKPRPRSLEVPQKKSPTASTKTARKLKTTETNPVSSPNPKIRTPKAQSPKVVADRCSPRTPVNEIQKKRTGRTPEVASQISQLQEELKKAKEQLSASEASKKEAQDEANETKHQLMEINASEDSRIDELRKLSQERDKTWQSELEAMQRQHAMDSTSLASAMSEVQKLKAQLSESESLENLRMLSLVEELRVELYDAKEGEARAHEIVSSTEKQLEIANLTLEMLRSDGMKVSEACNALTTELEQSKSEVKSLEKLVRQLEEDSSSVEELKEEINAARDEISQLKSAVEVTERRYQEEYVQSTMQIRSAYEREAELGEELKRTKGEREALHERLMDKEAKVRILADENELLNLKIKETEGRGVTSELKKVETDLMEKEMELQSVMSQNESLRSEMEKMRSEKNKALERVESLKEEADKSVKRGEKAMEELGAAQVSNTELEGELRRLKVQCDQWRKAAEAAATMISDGNKNGNGKYVERTGSLESPLRRNVRMSPYMDETDDDLSSPKKKNGSMLKKFGVLLKKSQK from the exons ATGCAGTCTCCAAAACCGAG GCCTAGATCTTTGGAAGTGCCTCAGAAGAAGTCTCCTACAGCATCTACTAAAACTGCTCGTAAGCTCAAAACCACAGAAACTAACCCAGTTTCATCTCCCAACCCAAAAATCAGGACACCAAAAGCTCAGAGCCCAAAAGTAGTTGCTGATCGCTGTTCTCCAAGAACCCCTGTAAATGAG ATTCAGAAGAAACGGACAGGGCGAACACCCGAAGTAGCATCTCAGATATCTCAGCTGCAAGAGGAGCTAAAGAAGGCAAAGGAACAGCTAAGCGCTTCAGAAGCTTCAAAGAAAGAAGCTCAAGACGAAGCAAACGAGACAAAGCACCAGCTAATGGAGATCAACGCCTCCGAGGACTCAAGAATCGACGAGCTTCGCAAACTCTCTCAGGAACGAGACAAAACATGGCAGTCAGAACTCGAAGCAATGCAGAGACAGCACGCCATGGACTCAACTTCTCTAGCTTCTGCAATGAGCGAAGTTCAGAAACTGAAAGCACAGCTGTCCGAATCCGAATCCCTTGAGAACTTGAGGATGCTGTCTCTTGTTGAGGAACTCAGAGTGGAACTGTATGACGCAAAGGAAGGAGAAGCTAGAGCTCACGAGATTGTTTCATCAACCGAAAAGCAGTTAGAGATAGCTAACTTGACGCTCGAGATGTTGCGTTCAGACGGGATGAAGGTGTCTGAAGCTTGTAACGCCCTTACAACCGAGCTAGAGCAGTCCAAATCCGAGGTGAAGTCGTTAGAGAAGCTCGTGAGACAGCTCGAGGAGGACTCGTCATCAGTGGAAGAGCTCAAAGAAGAGATAAACGCTGCGAGGGATGAGATTAGCCAGCTGAAATCTGCGGTGGAAGTGACTGAGAGAAGGTACCAAGAAGAGTATGTGCAAAGCACGATGCAGATAAGAAGTGCTTATGAAAGAGAGGCTGAGTTAGGGGAAGAACTGAAGAGAACCAAAGGTGAAAGAGAAGCTTTGCATGAGCGTTTGATGGATAAGGAAGCTAAGGTGAGGATATTAGCTGATGAAAACGAGTTACTCAACttgaaaatcaaagaaacaGAAGGGCGTGGGGTTACAAGCGAACTCAAGAAGGTGGAAACTGATCTgatggagaaggagatggagctGCAGAGTGTAATGTCCCAAAACGAGAGTCTAAGAAGCGAGATGGAGAAGATGCGGAGCGAGAAGAACAAGGCCTTAGAGAGGGTTGAGAGTCTGAAGGAGGAAGCGGACAAGAGTGTGAAGAGAGGTGAGAAAGCGATGGAAGAGCTAGGGGCTGCTCAAGTCAGTAACACGGAGCTAGAAGGTGAGCTAAGGAGACTCAAGGTTCAGTGTGATCAGTGGAGGAAAGCTGCAGAAGCAGCAGCTACTATGATCTCTGATGGTAACAAGAACGGTAATGGGAAGTACGTGGAGAGAACGGGGTCGCTGGAGAGTCCGTTGAGGAGGAACGTGAGAATGTCTCCTTATATGGATGAAACTGATGATGATTTGTCTTcgccgaagaagaagaatgggagTATGCTTAAGAAGTTTGGTGTGCTACTGAAGAAGAGCCAGAAGTGA
- the LOC106441063 gene encoding E3 ubiquitin-protein ligase MBR2-like isoform X2, translating into MSSAVATFSAPHETYVTSASSSNCNSHTWSNDSYSDLPMENMRGSLKRKAPYDSSIYEMGSSSQYHGDIASSDMHFPSELHMGKSITHDHDPHYMPWLMDPTHRSNNLSIRGESSSRNVRSRPILNLETGFNTHPTHHNVEHPTSGQFPGQASNRDKDWNYPRLSPVPGDINGFSPETSSFLPARSVVNNTSGDTSGYHQGITGNRNSAASHCFPGTSTQSASSSRFSHRSTPTYRASSNSLRLGHVASSSSDRSHFVNETYPSRHLRPPPHISWRSSGRPGRRRSSYERFQPPFDEAALHERFSSQGFMVVDHHLQHGSRNMLDHHRDMRLDIDDMTYEELLALGERIGSVNTGLSNNAISSCLSETAYYPLYQTDEQRKCAICLEEYVEGEELGELKGCGHDYHGGCIKKWLSMKNSCPICKAPAIPDASSKNP; encoded by the exons ATGAGCTCAGCAGTTGCGACTTTCTCTGCTCCGCATGAAACTTATGTGACATCTGCATCTTCTTCGAACTGCAACAGCCATACATGGTCAAATGATAGCTATTCTGATCTACCTATGGAAAATATGAGAGGATCACTGAAGCGGAAAGCCCCATATGATTCTTCCATCTATGAAATGGGTAGCTCAAGCCAGTACCACGGTGACATAGCTTCCTCAGACATGCATTTCCCCTCGGAGTTGCACATGGGAAAATCAATAACTCATGATCATGATCCTCATTACATGCCGTGGCTCATGGACCCAACTCATAGAAGTAATAATCTCTCTATCAGAGGAGAGAGTTCTTCAAGGAATGTTCGGAGCCGTCCTATACTTAATTTAGAGACGGGCTTTAATACTCATCCTACACACCACAATGTAGAGCATCCTACTTCAGGTCAGTTTCCTGGTCAGGCATCTAACAGAGATAAGGACTGGAACTATCCTAGACTCTCCCCAGTTCCTGGAG ATATAAATGGCTTTAGTCCAGAGACGAGTAGTTTTCTTCCTGCGAGAAGTGTTGTCAACAACACATCTGGTGATACCTCTGGCTATCACCAGGGGATAACCGGAAACAGAAACTCTGCAGCTTCACACTGTTTCCCTGGAACTTCAACGCAATCTGCAAGCAGCTCCCGCTTCTCTCATAGGTCAACACCTACCTATAGAGCTTCATCAAACAGTTTGCGGTTGGGACATgtagcatcttcttcttcagacaGGTCTCATTTTGTTAATGAGACATACCCTTCTAGGCATCTAAGGCCACCACCACACATTTCATGGCGTAGCAGTGGTCGTCCAGGGAGACGCAGGAGTTCTTATGAGAGGTTTCAGCCTCCTTTCGATGAAGCTGCTCTCCATGAACGGTTTTCATCTCAG GGATTTATGGTTGTAGATCATCATCTGCAGCATGGATCCAGAAATATGCTTGATCACCACAGAGACATGAGGCTGGACATAGATGACATGACCTACGAG GAGCTTCTTGCGCTGGGAGAAAGGATTGGGAGTGTCAACACTGGTCTATCCAACAACGCAATCTCCAGTTGCTTGTCAGAGACCGCATATTACCCTTTGTATCAAACGGATGAGCAAAGAAAATGTGCAATCTGCCTG GAGGAGTACGTGGAAGGAGAAGAGTTAGGAGAGCTTAAAGGGTGTGGTCATGACTACCATGGTGGGTGCATCAAGAAATGGCTGTCTATGAAGAACTCTTGCCCTATTTGCAAAGCCCCTGCTATACCAGATGCTTCTTCTAAGAACCCATAA